One Capsicum annuum cultivar UCD-10X-F1 chromosome 2, UCD10Xv1.1, whole genome shotgun sequence genomic window carries:
- the LOC107855500 gene encoding cyclin-B1-2, translating into MEDSKKIAHEIGGVRNDAFRFGLHGVKSDIVGSHPLESSYHSAKVKEQEMKRKILANTYGSAFPMKLELDRQILSRFQRPPGAIPSSMVGLESLTGGLEDFAFEDYLNDPKDSESFRPVDMHHGVEVRLGLSKAPVCPSFI; encoded by the exons ATGGAAGATTCAAAGAAGATTGCACACGAAATCGGtggagtgagaaacgatgcgTTTCGATTTGGGCTTCATGGTGTTAAGAGCGACATCGTCGGATCTCATCCTCTTGAGTCTTCCTATCACTCT GCGAAGGTTAAGGAACAGGAGATGAAGAGGAAGATACTTGCTAACACTTACGGGTCGGCTTTCCCTATGAAGTTAGAGCTCGATCGACAAATTCTTTCCAG ATTTCAGAGGCCACCAGGGGCAATACCATCTTCAATGGTTGGGTTAGAATCCCTAACCGGAGGGCTGGAGGACTTTGCTTTTGAGGACTACCTGAATG ATCCTAAGGATTCTGAGAGCTTTCGTCCAGTTGACATGCATCATGGTGTGGAAGTGCGCCTTGGGCTTTCTAAGGCACCTGTGTGTCCCAGTTTCATTTGA
- the LOC107855494 gene encoding translation initiation factor eIF-2B subunit delta isoform X2 — protein MDSRRVPRTVSDPKVRQVGFFAPPDRSQSGPQIPYSSSPPISEISPSGNSLSPVMIPPPRHLAAAGNLPPPPLSPLHRDSIPVGSYNPSEFSSPTTTEVPDDSSSPGWHRRGSSDKDGEVQKERATSSKPLKEKTTKAERRALQEAQRAAKAAAKGEGTKTAPVASESSHPVKIAKGTSQKKETPPAAAAEKKGSDRATDKDRKKDVPHPRMQFDDKSRVEKAKKRSVVKQTEAKNRVELFRHLPQYEHGTRLPELESKFFQLDPVHPAVFKVGLRYLAGDISGGNARCIAMLQAFQESIKDYSTPPEKALIRDLTAKVNCYVSFLIECRPLSISMGNAIRFLKTRIAKLPLTLSESEAKATLVTDIDRFISEKIILADKVIVKHAVTKLRDGDVLLTYGSSSAVEMILLHAHELGKDFRVIVVDSRPKLEGRLLLRRLVGKGIKCTYTHINAISYIMHEVTIVLLGASSVLSNGTVYSRVGTASVAMVAHSFRVPVLICCEAYKFHERVQLDSICSNELGDPETIAKVPGRMEINHLDGWADTDNLQLLNLIYDATPSDYVSMIITDYGMIPPTSVPVIVREYRREYLWT, from the exons ATGGATTCTCGCCGAGTTCCTCGAACCGTGAGCGACCCGAAAGTTCGTCAAGTCGGGTTCTTCGCCCCACCCGACCGGTCCCAATCGGGTCCTCAAATCCCGTATTCCTCTTCCCCTCCTATTTCCGAGATCTCCCCTTCAGGTAACTCTCTTTCCCCTGTTATGATCCCTCCTCCACGTCATCTCGCCGCCGCCGGTAATCTTCCTCCCCCGCCGTTGTCCCCTCTCCACCGTGATTCTATCCCTGTTGGTAGCTACAATCCATCGGAATTCTCTTCTCCTACTACCACTGAAGTACCTGATGATTCCTCATCCCCTGGATGGCATCGTAGGGGCAGTTCCG ATAAGGATGGGGAAGTGCAAAAGGAACGAGCTACTAGTTCGAAACCATTGAAAGAGAAAACAACCAAGGCCGAGAGGCGTGCTCTCCAGGAAGCTCAAAGAGCTGCAAAAGCTGCTGCCAAAG GTGAAGGAACTAAGACTGCCCCTGTTGCTTCTGAAAGTTCACACCCCGTAAAGATTGCCAAGGGTACTTCACAAAAGAAAGAAACCCCTCCTGCTGCAGCTGCTGAAAAAAAAGGCAGTGATCGTGCAACAGATAAAGATAGGAAAAAAGATGTTCCTCATCCGCGGATGCAATTTGATGATAAGAGTCGAGTGGAGAAGGCAAAGAAGCGCTCAGTAGTGAAGCAAACTGAAGCCAAAAACAGAGTTGAACTTTTTAGGCATTTGCCTCAGTATGAACATGGAACAAGACTTCCCGAGCTTGAATCAAAATTCTTCCAACTAGATCCAGTTCATCCTGCTGTTTTTAAG GTTGGGCTTAGATATTTGGCTGGAGATATATCTGGTGGGAATGCCCGCTGTATTGCTATGCTTCAAGCTTTCCAGGAGTCCATCAAAGACTACTCAACTCCCCCAGAGAAAGCTCTTATAAGAGACTTGACTGCAAAAGTTAATTGTTATGTTTCATTTTTGATCGAGTGCAGGCCCCTCTCAATCAGCATGGGGAATGCTATTAGGTTCCTTAAGACTAGGATTGCAAAATTGCCTTTGACTTTGTCAGAGTCAGAAGCTAAAGCCACTCTTGTAACAGATATAGATCGCTTCATAAGTGAAAAGATAATACTTGCAGACAAGGTGATAGTCAAGCATGCAGTAACTAAATTAAGAGATGGTGACGTTCTTCTCACTTATGGATCTTCCTCTGCTGTTGAAATGATTCTGTTACATGCTCATGAGCTTGGCAAGGATTTCCGTGTCATAGTAGTCGACTCACGTCCAAAGCTTGAAGGGAGATTACTACTTCGTCGGTTGGTGGGGAAGGGTATTAAGTGTACATACACTCATATAAATGCCATTTCTTATATCATGCATGAAGTTACTATAGTACTTTTGGGTGCTTCATCAGTTTTGTCCAATGGAACTGTTTATTCAAGGGTTGGAACAGCAAGCGTTGCCATGGTTGCTCATTCATTCCGGGTTCCAGTCTTGATATGTTGTGAAGCGTATAAATTTCATGAAAGGGTTCAACTTGACTCGATTTGCTCTAATGAACTTG GTGATCCAGAAACTATAGCTAAGGTTCCTGGTAGAATGGAAATCAACCACTTGGATGGGTGGGCTGACACTGATAATCTACAACTGCTAAATCTGAT TTACGATGCGACACCTTCAGATTATGTATCAATGATAATTACAGATTATGGCATG ATCCCTCCGACAAGTGTTCCTGTAATAGTTCGAGAGTATCGGAGAGAATATTTATGGACATAG
- the LOC107855494 gene encoding translation initiation factor eIF-2B subunit delta isoform X1, translated as MDSRRVPRTVSDPKVRQVGFFAPPDRSQSGPQIPYSSSPPISEISPSGNSLSPVMIPPPRHLAAAGNLPPPPLSPLHRDSIPVGSYNPSEFSSPTTTEVPDDSSSPGWHRRGSSGKFATSLPSAGFELPPAKQNSFTASRLTTVSKVNAPVGLSDKDGEVQKERATSSKPLKEKTTKAERRALQEAQRAAKAAAKGEGTKTAPVASESSHPVKIAKGTSQKKETPPAAAAEKKGSDRATDKDRKKDVPHPRMQFDDKSRVEKAKKRSVVKQTEAKNRVELFRHLPQYEHGTRLPELESKFFQLDPVHPAVFKVGLRYLAGDISGGNARCIAMLQAFQESIKDYSTPPEKALIRDLTAKVNCYVSFLIECRPLSISMGNAIRFLKTRIAKLPLTLSESEAKATLVTDIDRFISEKIILADKVIVKHAVTKLRDGDVLLTYGSSSAVEMILLHAHELGKDFRVIVVDSRPKLEGRLLLRRLVGKGIKCTYTHINAISYIMHEVTIVLLGASSVLSNGTVYSRVGTASVAMVAHSFRVPVLICCEAYKFHERVQLDSICSNELGDPETIAKVPGRMEINHLDGWADTDNLQLLNLIYDATPSDYVSMIITDYGMIPPTSVPVIVREYRREYLWT; from the exons ATGGATTCTCGCCGAGTTCCTCGAACCGTGAGCGACCCGAAAGTTCGTCAAGTCGGGTTCTTCGCCCCACCCGACCGGTCCCAATCGGGTCCTCAAATCCCGTATTCCTCTTCCCCTCCTATTTCCGAGATCTCCCCTTCAGGTAACTCTCTTTCCCCTGTTATGATCCCTCCTCCACGTCATCTCGCCGCCGCCGGTAATCTTCCTCCCCCGCCGTTGTCCCCTCTCCACCGTGATTCTATCCCTGTTGGTAGCTACAATCCATCGGAATTCTCTTCTCCTACTACCACTGAAGTACCTGATGATTCCTCATCCCCTGGATGGCATCGTAGGGGCAGTTCCGGTAAATTTGCTACATCTCTTCCCTCTGCAGGATTTGAGTTGCCTCCAGCTAAGCAGAACAGCTTTACGGCCTCTAGATTGACTACTGTATCCAAGGTGAATGCGCCTGTGGGATTATCAG ATAAGGATGGGGAAGTGCAAAAGGAACGAGCTACTAGTTCGAAACCATTGAAAGAGAAAACAACCAAGGCCGAGAGGCGTGCTCTCCAGGAAGCTCAAAGAGCTGCAAAAGCTGCTGCCAAAG GTGAAGGAACTAAGACTGCCCCTGTTGCTTCTGAAAGTTCACACCCCGTAAAGATTGCCAAGGGTACTTCACAAAAGAAAGAAACCCCTCCTGCTGCAGCTGCTGAAAAAAAAGGCAGTGATCGTGCAACAGATAAAGATAGGAAAAAAGATGTTCCTCATCCGCGGATGCAATTTGATGATAAGAGTCGAGTGGAGAAGGCAAAGAAGCGCTCAGTAGTGAAGCAAACTGAAGCCAAAAACAGAGTTGAACTTTTTAGGCATTTGCCTCAGTATGAACATGGAACAAGACTTCCCGAGCTTGAATCAAAATTCTTCCAACTAGATCCAGTTCATCCTGCTGTTTTTAAG GTTGGGCTTAGATATTTGGCTGGAGATATATCTGGTGGGAATGCCCGCTGTATTGCTATGCTTCAAGCTTTCCAGGAGTCCATCAAAGACTACTCAACTCCCCCAGAGAAAGCTCTTATAAGAGACTTGACTGCAAAAGTTAATTGTTATGTTTCATTTTTGATCGAGTGCAGGCCCCTCTCAATCAGCATGGGGAATGCTATTAGGTTCCTTAAGACTAGGATTGCAAAATTGCCTTTGACTTTGTCAGAGTCAGAAGCTAAAGCCACTCTTGTAACAGATATAGATCGCTTCATAAGTGAAAAGATAATACTTGCAGACAAGGTGATAGTCAAGCATGCAGTAACTAAATTAAGAGATGGTGACGTTCTTCTCACTTATGGATCTTCCTCTGCTGTTGAAATGATTCTGTTACATGCTCATGAGCTTGGCAAGGATTTCCGTGTCATAGTAGTCGACTCACGTCCAAAGCTTGAAGGGAGATTACTACTTCGTCGGTTGGTGGGGAAGGGTATTAAGTGTACATACACTCATATAAATGCCATTTCTTATATCATGCATGAAGTTACTATAGTACTTTTGGGTGCTTCATCAGTTTTGTCCAATGGAACTGTTTATTCAAGGGTTGGAACAGCAAGCGTTGCCATGGTTGCTCATTCATTCCGGGTTCCAGTCTTGATATGTTGTGAAGCGTATAAATTTCATGAAAGGGTTCAACTTGACTCGATTTGCTCTAATGAACTTG GTGATCCAGAAACTATAGCTAAGGTTCCTGGTAGAATGGAAATCAACCACTTGGATGGGTGGGCTGACACTGATAATCTACAACTGCTAAATCTGAT TTACGATGCGACACCTTCAGATTATGTATCAATGATAATTACAGATTATGGCATG ATCCCTCCGACAAGTGTTCCTGTAATAGTTCGAGAGTATCGGAGAGAATATTTATGGACATAG
- the LOC107855486 gene encoding nuclear matrix constituent protein 1: protein MSTPPTKFWSGWPLTPRTEPVDKGKGIASLENLDQEALKKKVSELQNELFDYQYNMGLLLLEKKEWSSKFEEIKQALEESDIAYRREQTAHAIAISEVEKREENLRKALGVEKQCARELEKELREMRSEHAETKYTADSKLAEANALATSIEEKSLEIEAKLRAADAKLAEVNRKSSEVERKLNEVCAQENALRRERLSFIAEREAYETNLSRQREDLQEWERKLQAAEERLADGRRLLNQREQRANDTDTILSQKKNDLEDEQRKTVIANSVLRKKEDDMSSQIENLTHMEKELEDVRKSLEIKERELLDLQEKLNIKERDGIQNLMDEHRRVLHYKEEEFELELRQRRASLDGELKGKVLELEKKEAEVNHMDEKIKKREQALEKKMEKVKEKEKDHELKLKALKEKEKSLKNEEKSLGTERKQIVSERENLLALKAELENVKADLEKQQIKISEGTEQLKITEDERIKHARLQSELKQEIDKCRLLQEDLLKEAEDLKQEKERFEREWEELDEKRSEIKIDLQELNEQRKNFEKLKRTEEERISKEKLETENFVQRELEALKVARETFEATMDHEKSILAEQTQSEKSLMLHAFEQQKRELESDMQRKQEEMESTLHVREKLFEEEREKELRNIEYLKEIAHRDMEEMKLERVRLEKEKQEISANKGILEVQQLEMKKDIDVLVGLSRKLKDQRLAYIKERDRFIDLVKQKKSCSSCGEGIRVIEFSDLQALAEAESFEAPPLPSVAQEYLKDGLQGASGRTSDDLSPGALNTNSMVSAGTMSWLRKCTSKILKFSPGKNIGNAAPDGLIDESSPSEKCAGISPNKLSNKGNPVDLAVSMNVLDDQRLQHGDGLREVEVGQDTVEETQHSFMKTGQRRPIKKGRGRSGKTAKSADTRTVLEKVPKEGENMHANGNVETSVNLNEESQRESDLLGAAPRNSRKRSHLHTSQGTASEIDGTNSEGKSDTVASNRRKRRQKATPGVQAHAERRYNLRRPRNAAPATSNGSLPDPVSKSQEENWNSRASMETPQVNNSEDVKGRDFTTGHPTVAESPLNDAVDNQGSVANMANELVEHTGLSEEVNETPERPSALSEEVNETPERPSALSVNGDEEEGCGDSADDGDDSDEEEEIKHPGEVSVGKKIWTFITT, encoded by the exons ATGTCTACACCGCCTACTAAATTTTGGAGCGGCTGGCCGCTGACACCGAGGACCGAACCGGTTGATAAGGGCAAAGGCATCGCCTCTCTGGAAAATTTGGATCAGGAGGCGCTAAAGAAGAAGGTTTCCGAGCTTCAAAATGAG CTTTTTGACTACCAATACAATATGGGTCTTCTCCTTCTTGAGAAGAAGGAATGGTCTTCTAAGTTTGAAGAAATTAAGCAAGCCTTAGAAGAATCAGATATTGCCTATAGAAGAGAACAAACAGCTCATGCAATTGCTATATCTGAAGTGGAGAAACGTGAAGAGAATTTAAGGAAGGCGCTTGGAGTCGAGAAGCAATGTGCACGAGAG CTAGAGAAGGAGCTGCGTGAGATGCGTTCGGAGCATGCGGAGACCAAATATACTGCTGATTCAAAATTGGCAGAGGCAAATGCACTGGCTACTAGTATTGAAGAGAAATCATTAGAGATAGAAGCAAAGTTGCGTGCAGCTGATGCCAAGCTTGCTGAGGTGAACAGAAAGAGCTCTGAAGTTGAGAGGAAACTTAATGAAGTCTGTGCTCAAGAAAATGCACTTCGAAGAGAACGGTTATCTTTCATTGCAGA GCGTGAAGCTTATGAGACTAATTTATCCAGACAAAGAGAGGACTTACAAGAATGGGAAAGAAAACTACAGGCAGCAGAGGAGAGGTTGGCTGATGGACGAAGATTGCTTAACCAAAGAGAGCAGCGAGCCAATGACACTGATACAATTTTGAGCCAAAAGAAGAATGACCTTGAAGATGAACAGAGGAAAACTGTCATTGCAAACTCAGTTTTGAGGAAGAAAGAAGATGATATGAGCAGCCAAATAGAAAATCTTACTCATATGGAGAAG GAACTTGAAGATGTGAGAAAGAGCCTGGAGATAAAAGAGAGGGAGTTGCTAGATCTACAGGAGAAGCTGAATATTAAAGAGAGA GATGGAATCCAAAATCTAATGGATGAACATCGAAGAGTCCTGCATTACAAGGAAGAGGAGTTTGAATTGGAACTGAGGCAGAGGCGGGCATCATTGGATGGGGAATTGAAAGGTAAGGTGCTTGAACTAGAGAAGAAGGAAGCTGAAGTTAATCACATGGACGAGAAGATTAAGAAACGAGAACAGGCCCTtgaaaagaaaatggagaaagtaaaggagaaggagaaggatcATGAGTTGAAGTTAAAAGCGTTAAAGGAAAAGGAGAAGTCTTTGAAAAATGAGGAGAAAAGTTTGGGGACTGAAAGGAAGCAGATAGTTTCTGAGAGAGAGAATTTGCTGGCTCTGAAGGCTGAGCTTGAGAATGTAAAAgctgacctagaaaagcaacagATCAAGATTAGTGAGGGTACAGAACAACTCAAAATAACTGAAGATGAGAGAATCAAACATGCTCGCCTACAATCAGAACTGAAGCAGGAGATAGACAAGTGTAGACTCCTCCAAGAGGATCTATTGAAGGAAGCTGAAGATTTGAAGCAGGAAAAAGAAAGGTTTGAGAGAGAATGGGAAGAACTGGATGAGAAAAGATCTGAGATCAAGATAGACTTGCAGGAACTTAATGAGCAGAGAAAGAATTTCGAAAAACTGAAGCGCACTGAAGAGGAAAGGATAAGCAAGGAGAAGCTGGAAACAGAAAATTTTGTCCAGAGGGAGTTGGAAGCCCTTAAAGTGGCAAGAGAAACCTTTGAAGCTACCATGGATCATGAGAAGTCAATATTAGCAGAGCAAACTCAAAGCGAGAAAAGCCTAATGCTTCATGCTTTTGAACAGCAGaaaagagaacttgaaagtgatATGCAGAGAAAGCAGGAGGAAATGGAGTCTACGCTGCATGTACGGGAGAAACTCTTTGAGGAAGAGAGGGAGAAGGAGCTCCGCAATATTGAGTATTTAAAGGAGATTGCCCATAGAGATATGGAAGAGATGAAATTAGAAAGAGTCCGGCTGGAGAAAGAAAAACAGGAAATTTCTGCCAACAAGGGGATTCTTGAAGTGCAACAGTTAGAGATGAAAAAGGATATTGATGTGCTTGTTGGATTAAGCAGGAAGTTGAAGGATCAGAGGTTAGCTTATATTAAGGAAAGGGACAGGtttattgatttggttaagcAGAAGAAGAGCTGCAGCTCGTGTGGAGAAGGAATTCGTGTGATTGAATTTTCTGACCTTCAAGCTCTAGCTGAAGCGGAGAGTTTTGAGGCCCCTCCTCTGCCAAGTGTTGCACAGGAATATTTGAAGGATGGTCTGCAAGGAGCTTCAGGAAGGACTAGTGATGATCTGTCCCCTGGAGCTCTTAATACAAACTCAATGGTTTCTGCTGGAACCATGTCCTGGCTTCGAAAATGCACATCCAAGATTCTCAAATTCTCACCAGGCAAAAACATTGGAAATGCTGCTCCTGATGGTCTGATTGATGAATCTTCTCCGTCGGAGAAGTGTGCAGGCATATCACCaaataaactatcaaacaaaGGAAATCCAGTGGATCTGGCTGTTTCCATGAATGTTCTGGATGATCAGAGGCTTCAACACGGTGATGGTCTTAGAGAGGTGGAAGTTGGTCAAGACACTGTTGAAGAAACTCAGCATTCGTTCATGAAAACTGGCCAGCGCAGACCTATCAAAAAAGGGCGTGGTAGAAGCGGTAAAACAGCCAAATCTGCAGATACAAGGACAGTTCTTGAAAAGGTTCCTAAAGAGGGAGAGAATATGCATGCCAATGGAAATGTGGAGACTTCAGTTAATCTGAATGAGGAGAGTCAGAGAGAATCTGATCTTTTGGGTGCAGCACCAAGAAACTCCAGAAAGCGTAGTCACTTGCATACATCACAGGGAACAGCTAGTGAGATCGATGGCACTAATAGTGAAGGAAAATCAGATACTGTAGCCAGCAATCGCAGGAAGAGGAGACAAAAGGCTACCCCTGGTGTGCAGGCTCATGCTGAAAGAAGATACAACCTGCGCCGACCTAGAAA TGCTGCACCAGCAACATCCAATGGATCTTTGCCAGACCCAGTTTCAAAATCTCAGGAAGAGAATTGGAACTCCAGAGCTTCCATGGAAACTCCTCAGGTGAACAACAGTGAAGATGTAAAAGGCAGAGATTTCACCACCGGTCATCCTACGGTAGCTGAGAGCCCT